The Nocardioides pantholopis genome window below encodes:
- the rpmA gene encoding 50S ribosomal protein L27 has translation MAHKKGAASTKNGRDSNAQRLGVKRYGGQLVNAGEIIVRQRGTHFHPGSGVGRGGDDTLFALVPGAVEFGTRRGRRVVNIVPGE, from the coding sequence ATGGCACACAAGAAGGGCGCGGCGTCCACCAAGAACGGCCGCGACTCCAACGCCCAGCGCCTCGGCGTCAAGCGGTACGGCGGCCAGCTGGTCAACGCCGGCGAGATCATCGTGCGCCAGCGCGGGACCCACTTCCACCCGGGCAGCGGCGTCGGCCGCGGCGGCGACGACACCCTCTTCGCGCTGGTCCCCGGTGCTGTCGAGTTCGGCACCCGTCGTGGGCGCCGGGTCGTCAACATCGTCCCGGGCGAGTGA
- a CDS encoding Rne/Rng family ribonuclease — protein sequence MPDDQLDPTTAAAEAAAASETAGARSAPSDEAPAKKAAARKSAAKKAPAAKKAPAKKTAAKRTTKKAAAAAEADPMLVEVAEAPVAESTPAAADQAPDAEAAPAKKTARRAPAKKSATKKATTRSRAAAAPTEPVEEPPAAESSAESPAATSGQAPEQAAGVAAPLFQAPVTVTTTTRRSRRGAAKKTAPVEPPTTVEDEAAEDEAALVAAADSALPAADADPDTAEIDISEIDTAAGAEDGAGEDSAGDDSDDSDDSDDGEREGGARRRRRRGGRRRRKSGDGGAEAGDGADEDQSETDASTDPAGSTGPENEGGEEQSGEATSRRRRRRRRSGEGGGDAGDDPENTVTRVRKPRSAEDEITAIAGSTRLEAKKQRRRDGREAGRRRAPIVSEAEFLARREAVDRVMVIRQRDDLTQIGVLEDKVLVEHYVARESQTSLIGNVYLGRVQNVLPSMEAAFIDIGKGRNAVLYAGEVNWSALGHKDGQPRKIESVLSSGQPILVQVTKDPIGHKGARLTSQISLAGRFLVYVPDGTTSGISRKLPDTERNRLKSLLKEIVPESAGVIVRTAAEGASEDELTRDVERLKSRWEDIEKKAANKSAGAQLLYGEPDLTLKVVRDLFTEDFGRLVIEGESAWQTVQQYVQQVAPDLEERLERYFPEAHGGRDSFAEYRIDEQIAKALDRKVWLPSGGSLIIDRTEAMTVIDVNTGKFTGSGGNLEETVTKNNLEAAEEVVRQLRLRDIGGIIVVDFIDMVLESNRDLVLRRLVECLGRDRTRHQVAEVTSLGLVQMTRKRIGTGLVESFSENCEHCQGRGVVISDQPVEPRRDGGDQDRGRSAGRRRGKGRGGDEQSGSAPQSGQSGQSGQSGRQSPPKPPTPKDVAAMARPESASLPADEQLDEQPHEQPSDQPEESSAPVEQVPDQPVEQVRDQSASQSIPEPAREDAPSAPKVVTRTRRRGSSRPAEQPEAPAVEQSAVDQPTTEAPQAAPEAPAVPEAPAPAAVTEDAGTPRVVTRTRRRSANRPAGQPEDATVVVVTEPEPVSVPEPAAAPAEPVAAAPRVVTRTRTRSANRPAGPPASTDGSARSTDPDGGADDTDGAAPAPVKRKGTRKR from the coding sequence ATGCCCGACGACCAGCTCGACCCCACCACCGCGGCCGCCGAGGCCGCCGCCGCGAGCGAGACAGCCGGGGCGCGGTCCGCCCCGAGCGACGAGGCGCCGGCCAAGAAGGCCGCCGCTCGCAAGAGCGCCGCCAAGAAGGCCCCCGCTGCTAAGAAGGCGCCGGCGAAGAAGACCGCTGCGAAGCGCACGACGAAGAAGGCGGCCGCCGCCGCGGAGGCCGATCCGATGCTCGTCGAGGTCGCCGAGGCCCCCGTCGCGGAGAGCACCCCCGCAGCGGCCGACCAGGCGCCGGACGCCGAGGCCGCTCCCGCGAAGAAGACCGCGCGCCGGGCCCCGGCGAAGAAGTCCGCCACCAAGAAGGCCACGACCCGGTCCCGCGCCGCCGCGGCGCCCACGGAGCCGGTCGAGGAGCCCCCGGCCGCTGAGAGCTCCGCCGAGAGCCCCGCAGCCACCTCCGGGCAGGCCCCCGAGCAGGCGGCCGGTGTCGCGGCTCCGCTGTTCCAGGCGCCGGTGACCGTCACGACCACGACCCGCCGCAGCCGGCGGGGCGCGGCGAAGAAGACCGCACCCGTCGAGCCGCCGACGACCGTCGAGGACGAGGCGGCCGAGGACGAGGCAGCCCTCGTCGCGGCGGCCGACAGCGCGCTTCCGGCGGCGGACGCCGACCCGGACACCGCCGAGATCGACATCTCCGAGATCGACACCGCTGCTGGCGCCGAGGACGGCGCCGGCGAGGACAGTGCCGGTGACGACAGCGACGACAGTGACGACAGCGACGACGGGGAGCGCGAGGGCGGGGCCCGTCGCCGCCGCCGCCGCGGCGGGCGTCGCCGCCGCAAGTCCGGCGACGGTGGTGCGGAGGCCGGCGACGGTGCGGACGAGGACCAGTCCGAGACCGACGCCAGCACCGACCCCGCTGGCTCCACCGGCCCGGAGAACGAGGGCGGCGAGGAGCAGTCCGGCGAGGCCACCTCGCGTCGTCGTCGTCGGCGCCGCCGTTCCGGAGAGGGTGGCGGCGACGCCGGGGACGACCCGGAGAACACCGTCACCCGGGTCCGCAAGCCCCGGTCGGCCGAGGACGAGATCACCGCGATCGCCGGCTCCACGCGCCTCGAGGCGAAGAAGCAGCGCCGCCGGGACGGCCGGGAGGCCGGTCGCCGTCGGGCCCCGATCGTGAGCGAGGCCGAGTTCCTGGCCCGCCGTGAGGCAGTCGACCGGGTCATGGTGATCCGCCAGCGCGACGACCTCACCCAGATCGGGGTGCTCGAGGACAAGGTCCTGGTCGAGCACTACGTCGCGCGTGAGTCGCAGACCTCGCTGATCGGCAACGTCTACCTCGGCCGGGTCCAGAACGTGCTGCCCTCCATGGAGGCCGCCTTCATCGACATCGGCAAGGGCCGCAACGCGGTGCTGTACGCCGGTGAGGTGAACTGGTCGGCGCTGGGCCACAAGGACGGTCAGCCCCGCAAGATCGAGTCCGTGCTCTCGTCGGGGCAGCCGATCCTGGTCCAGGTCACCAAGGACCCGATCGGGCACAAGGGCGCCCGCCTGACCAGCCAGATCAGCCTGGCCGGCCGGTTCCTCGTCTACGTCCCGGACGGCACCACCAGCGGCATCTCCCGCAAGCTGCCCGACACCGAGCGCAACCGGCTGAAGTCGCTGCTCAAGGAGATCGTCCCCGAGTCCGCCGGCGTGATCGTGCGCACCGCGGCCGAGGGCGCCAGCGAGGACGAGCTCACCCGCGACGTGGAGCGGCTCAAGTCCCGCTGGGAGGACATCGAGAAGAAGGCAGCCAACAAGAGCGCCGGCGCCCAGCTCCTCTACGGCGAGCCGGACCTCACCCTCAAGGTCGTCCGCGACCTGTTCACCGAGGACTTCGGCCGGCTGGTCATCGAGGGCGAGAGCGCCTGGCAGACGGTGCAGCAGTACGTCCAGCAGGTCGCCCCGGACCTGGAGGAGCGCCTGGAGCGCTACTTCCCCGAGGCGCACGGCGGCCGGGACTCGTTCGCCGAGTACCGGATCGACGAGCAGATCGCCAAGGCGCTGGACCGCAAGGTCTGGCTGCCCTCGGGTGGGTCGCTGATCATCGACCGCACCGAGGCGATGACGGTGATCGACGTCAACACCGGCAAGTTCACCGGCTCCGGGGGCAACCTGGAGGAGACCGTCACCAAGAACAACCTTGAGGCGGCCGAGGAGGTCGTGCGCCAGCTGCGGCTGCGCGACATCGGCGGCATCATCGTCGTCGACTTCATCGACATGGTCCTGGAGTCCAACCGCGACCTGGTGCTGCGTCGCCTCGTGGAGTGCCTGGGCCGGGACCGCACCCGGCACCAGGTGGCCGAGGTCACCTCGCTGGGCCTGGTGCAGATGACCCGCAAGCGGATCGGCACCGGCCTGGTCGAGTCGTTCAGCGAGAACTGCGAGCACTGCCAGGGCCGCGGCGTCGTCATCTCCGACCAGCCGGTCGAGCCGCGCCGCGACGGTGGCGACCAGGACCGCGGCCGCTCCGCGGGCCGTCGCCGGGGCAAGGGTCGCGGCGGGGACGAGCAGTCCGGCTCGGCTCCCCAGTCGGGCCAGTCGGGCCAGTCGGGCCAGTCCGGACGGCAGTCGCCGCCGAAGCCGCCCACTCCCAAGGACGTGGCCGCGATGGCCCGGCCGGAGTCCGCATCCCTGCCCGCCGACGAGCAACTCGACGAGCAGCCCCACGAGCAGCCGTCCGACCAGCCGGAGGAGTCCAGCGCCCCGGTCGAGCAGGTGCCGGACCAGCCGGTCGAGCAGGTGCGGGACCAGTCGGCCTCCCAGTCGATCCCAGAGCCCGCCCGCGAGGACGCACCCTCCGCCCCGAAGGTCGTGACCCGGACTCGCCGGCGCGGGTCCAGTCGGCCGGCGGAGCAGCCGGAGGCGCCCGCCGTGGAGCAGTCCGCCGTGGACCAGCCGACGACGGAGGCGCCCCAGGCCGCCCCTGAGGCACCCGCCGTCCCTGAGGCCCCCGCGCCCGCCGCGGTCACGGAGGACGCCGGGACCCCCCGGGTCGTGACCCGGACCCGCCGGCGCAGCGCGAACCGACCGGCCGGGCAGCCCGAGGACGCCACGGTGGTGGTCGTGACCGAGCCGGAGCCCGTCTCCGTGCCCGAGCCGGCCGCCGCGCCGGCCGAGCCGGTCGCCGCGGCACCGCGTGTGGTCACCCGTACGCGCACCCGCAGCGCCAACCGCCCCGCCGGCCCGCCGGCGAGCACCGACGGCAGCGCCCGGTCCACGGACCCGGACGGGGGAGCGGACGACACCGACGGGGCCGCACCCGCGCCGGTGAAGAGGAAGGGCACCCGCAAGCGCTGA
- the rplU gene encoding 50S ribosomal protein L21, with product MYAIVRAGAKQQKVAVGDVIEIDKVTTGVGETLTLPVVLGVDGETVTADAAKLDKASVTVEVLGATKGPKIIIQKYKNKTGYKKRQGHRQKYTQVKVTDISL from the coding sequence GTGTACGCGATCGTGCGCGCAGGCGCCAAGCAGCAGAAGGTTGCCGTGGGCGACGTCATCGAGATCGACAAGGTGACGACCGGGGTCGGCGAGACGCTGACCCTCCCCGTCGTCCTCGGTGTGGACGGCGAGACGGTGACTGCCGACGCCGCGAAGCTGGACAAGGCCTCGGTCACGGTGGAGGTCCTCGGCGCCACCAAGGGTCCGAAGATCATCATCCAGAAGTACAAGAACAAGACCGGTTACAAGAAGCGCCAGGGTCACCGCCAGAAGTACACCCAGGTCAAGGTCACCGACATCTCCCTCTGA
- the obgE gene encoding GTPase ObgE has protein sequence MALPTFVDRVTLYVSAGRGGNGVASVHREKFKPLGGPDGGNGGPGGSVILRVDPDVTTLIDYHHSPKRQAEHGGHGAGAHRNGAHGSDLVLPVPDGTLVSTRDGEVLADLVGAGTELVIAAGGRGGLGNAALASAKRKAPGFALLGEPGDELEIVLELKVVADIGLVGFPSAGKSSLIAAISRARPKIADYPFTTLVPNLGVVRAGDTTFTVADVPGLIEGASEGRGLGHEFLRHIERCAALVHVIDPASIEPGRNPVDDLDVIENELARYGGLEDRPRLVALNKVDVPDGREIAEMTVEELRGRGLRVFLVSAASGAGLKELTFAMAEIVAAARAARPVVEAERIVLRPRGADETGDFTITETDQGWRVRGTKPERWVRQTDFSNDEAVGFLADRLNRLGIEEKLVRLGAEEGDAVLIGAEENAVVFDFKPGIEAGAEMLGRRGEDQRFDHSRPAARRRRAIDEAMDDRGENETRADVARRHDQPVKGGSGIGPMSYEIGGREDPDRVEQDPGE, from the coding sequence ATGGCCCTCCCGACCTTCGTCGACCGCGTGACGCTGTACGTCAGCGCCGGGCGCGGCGGCAACGGCGTCGCCTCGGTGCACCGCGAGAAGTTCAAGCCGCTCGGCGGCCCGGACGGCGGCAACGGCGGACCCGGCGGGTCCGTGATCCTGCGCGTCGACCCCGACGTGACCACGCTGATCGACTACCACCACAGCCCCAAGCGCCAGGCCGAGCACGGCGGCCACGGCGCCGGCGCCCACCGCAACGGCGCCCACGGCTCGGACCTGGTGCTGCCGGTCCCCGACGGGACGCTGGTCAGCACCCGGGACGGCGAGGTCCTGGCCGACCTGGTCGGCGCCGGCACCGAGCTGGTCATCGCCGCCGGTGGCCGCGGCGGCCTCGGCAACGCCGCGCTGGCCTCCGCCAAGCGCAAGGCACCCGGCTTCGCGCTGCTCGGCGAGCCGGGCGACGAGCTCGAGATCGTCCTGGAGCTCAAGGTCGTCGCGGACATCGGCCTGGTCGGGTTCCCGAGCGCCGGCAAGTCCAGCCTGATCGCCGCGATCAGCCGGGCCCGGCCCAAGATCGCCGACTACCCGTTCACGACCCTGGTCCCGAACCTGGGCGTGGTCCGGGCCGGGGACACCACCTTCACCGTGGCCGACGTACCCGGCCTGATCGAGGGGGCCAGCGAGGGGCGAGGCCTGGGACACGAGTTCCTGCGCCACATCGAGCGCTGCGCGGCACTGGTGCACGTCATCGACCCCGCCTCCATCGAGCCGGGCCGCAACCCGGTCGACGACCTCGACGTCATCGAGAACGAGCTTGCCCGCTACGGCGGGCTCGAGGACCGCCCGCGCTTGGTCGCCCTGAACAAGGTCGATGTCCCCGACGGCCGCGAGATCGCGGAGATGACTGTCGAGGAGCTGCGCGGCCGCGGCCTGCGGGTCTTCCTGGTCTCGGCGGCGTCCGGCGCCGGGCTCAAGGAGCTCACGTTCGCGATGGCCGAGATCGTGGCCGCGGCCCGGGCCGCCCGCCCGGTGGTCGAGGCCGAGCGGATCGTGCTGCGTCCCCGCGGCGCCGACGAGACCGGCGACTTCACGATCACCGAGACCGACCAGGGCTGGCGGGTGCGCGGCACCAAGCCCGAGCGCTGGGTGCGCCAGACCGACTTCAGCAACGACGAGGCAGTGGGCTTCCTCGCCGACCGGCTCAACCGGCTCGGCATCGAGGAGAAGCTGGTCCGGCTCGGCGCCGAGGAGGGCGACGCGGTCCTCATCGGGGCCGAGGAGAACGCCGTGGTCTTCGACTTCAAGCCCGGCATCGAGGCCGGTGCGGAGATGCTCGGCCGCCGCGGCGAGGACCAGCGCTTCGACCACTCCCGCCCCGCCGCCCGGCGACGTCGGGCGATCGACGAGGCCATGGACGACCGGGGCGAGAACGAGACCCGCGCCGACGTCGCCCGTCGGCACGACCAGCCCGTCAAGGGCGGCAGCGGGATCGGCCCGATGTCCTACGAGATCGGCGGGCGCGAGGACCCGGACCGCGTCGAGCAGGACCCCGGCGAGTGA